The Desulfonatronovibrio magnus genomic sequence AAAGCAGCTACAAATGAGTCATTTAAAACAATGGACTTTTTCATACAGGTTCCATACAATCAAGTAAACCTTAAGGCTGGAACATGAAAAAATTTATATTCGATCTGGACAACACCCTGTATCCCCAAGAACTTAATGTCTTTCCCCTGATAGATGAACGAATCAACAGATACATGACCGAGTATGTGGGCATCCCGGAAGAAAGTGTGGACTCATTACGCAAATTTTACTGGCAGGAATACGGTGTCACCCTCAATGGACTTATGATTCATTACCAGGTTAATCCTGAAGAATATCTTGAGTATGTCCATGATGTTGATCTAACCCACCTGCTTAAACCCAATATTCAGTTGAGAAAGGCCCTGGAGCAAATAGCTTTTCCCAAAGTCATCTTCACCAACGGTTCCAGCAACCATGCGCGAAATGTTCTG encodes the following:
- a CDS encoding pyrimidine 5'-nucleotidase is translated as MKKFIFDLDNTLYPQELNVFPLIDERINRYMTEYVGIPEESVDSLRKFYWQEYGVTLNGLMIHYQVNPEEYLEYVHDVDLTHLLKPNIQLRKALEQIAFPKVIFTNGSSNHARNVLSALSVLDLFEDIFDVRVASFKPKPFPEPYMNILARLDVLGHDCVMIDDLPENLKTAKNLKMKTILVGESPNHEYIDVQIERACQVVEIVEMWQG